The following are encoded together in the Chloroflexota bacterium genome:
- the larC gene encoding nickel pincer cofactor biosynthesis protein LarC: MTIARVDCPSGASGNMFLGALLDAGLDQAALEAELRTLDLPPWRLVRRAVRKGPIAATHMDFEIEAAAGHGTLSDPASMAAVIAASGLGAPIKDRALSMVRRLAVAEATVHGVDPDHAHFHELGAVDAVLDIVGACVAVDLLDIDAMSTSAINAGTGTVTTSHGVLPVPAPATLQLLEGAPLEIYANDVDAELLTPTGALVLTEFTTHAGHAPPMRVTATGYGAGTADLAIPNVLRVTLGESAPTLGADVVTVIEANVDDMNPEHYPSVSERLFEVGALDVTLTPLVMKKGRPGTLVRVLASPETSDAAVDVLLRETSTLGVRLHDARRVKVPRHSLRVNTPYGEIGVKASYVDGRLRDVAPEADDCARAARDHDVRLQTVYDAARAAAWEAASSTQPATGGPDDRS; this comes from the coding sequence ATGACCATCGCCCGCGTCGATTGCCCGTCGGGCGCCAGCGGCAATATGTTTCTGGGCGCGCTGCTCGATGCCGGGCTGGACCAGGCCGCGCTGGAGGCCGAGCTGCGCACGCTCGATCTGCCGCCGTGGCGCCTGGTCCGTCGTGCGGTGCGCAAGGGTCCGATCGCGGCGACGCACATGGATTTCGAGATCGAGGCCGCCGCCGGGCACGGAACGCTGAGCGACCCCGCGTCGATGGCGGCAGTCATTGCTGCGAGCGGACTGGGAGCGCCCATCAAAGACCGGGCCCTGAGCATGGTGCGGCGGCTGGCGGTCGCCGAGGCGACGGTTCACGGCGTGGACCCGGACCACGCGCACTTCCACGAGCTCGGCGCGGTGGACGCGGTGCTCGACATCGTGGGCGCGTGCGTGGCCGTGGACCTGCTGGACATCGATGCCATGAGCACGTCGGCCATCAATGCGGGCACGGGAACGGTCACGACTTCGCACGGTGTGCTGCCGGTTCCGGCGCCGGCGACGCTGCAACTCCTCGAGGGGGCGCCGCTCGAGATCTACGCAAACGACGTTGATGCGGAGCTGCTCACGCCGACGGGCGCCCTGGTGCTGACGGAGTTCACGACCCACGCCGGCCATGCGCCGCCCATGCGGGTGACGGCGACCGGATATGGCGCGGGCACCGCCGACCTCGCCATCCCCAATGTGCTGCGGGTCACGCTGGGTGAGTCTGCTCCCACGCTCGGCGCGGACGTGGTGACGGTGATCGAGGCGAATGTGGACGACATGAATCCGGAGCACTACCCCTCGGTCAGCGAGCGCCTCTTCGAGGTCGGTGCGCTGGACGTCACCCTCACGCCGCTGGTGATGAAGAAGGGGCGACCCGGAACGCTGGTCCGCGTTCTGGCGTCCCCGGAAACGAGCGATGCCGCGGTCGACGTGCTGCTGCGCGAGACGTCGACGCTGGGCGTGCGGCTTCATGACGCGCGGCGCGTGAAAGTGCCGCGGCATTCGCTGCGGGTAAACACGCCCTATGGGGAGATTGGGGTCAAGGCTTCGTACGTTGACGGACGATTGCGCGACGTGGCGCCGGAGGCCGACGACTGCGCCCGCGCCGCGCGCGACCACGACGTTCGCTTGCAGACGGTTTACGATGCGGCTCGGGCTGCCGCATGGGAGGCCGCGTCCTCGACTCAGCCGGCAACGGGAGGCCCAGATGACCGATCGTGA